Genomic window (Cellulosilyticum lentocellum DSM 5427):
AGGTAGTTAGACATGGAGTAGAGATGGGTATTATTAGCTCAAAGGATTTTAGTATCCCAGAAGAAGAGCGCATAGAGGAGATTGTGACCATAATTCAAAATAATATTGAAGAAGAAAAAGGTAAAACTATTGCAGCCTTAAGATATGATTTAGGCGAGTTTATTAGAGGGATAGAAAACGATACAAAACAGGATGATGTAACAGGTGAATCAAGAGGTTTAACTTTAGGCGAAGCTATCAATATAATCTTGCATGAATACTGGACGACCCAAGGACTCATCGATGAAATTTTGAGTGAGTAATTAAAAAATAAGGAGATCAGAGCAATGACAAGACAAATGTTAATTGACAAGATTGTATATATGCTGAGAGAAGAAGGAACACTTGAAAAAAGCAATTATTGCACAAGGGTTGAGCAATGCCAGGATGTAAAAAAAGTTATAGAAAAATGCCTTGATGGTTATGAGATTATTGAGGGTAAAGTGCTTTTAAGAGAGGGGGTTTAGCAATGAGTATAGAGGAGACTATAAAAGAAAGTGTTAAAGTAGCAATTGCAGAGGCGCTTAAGGAGTTTCAAGTAAAGGCAGGATATGATGAACTACCTGAAATTATGAACGTAAAGCAAGCAGCAAAATTTTTAAACGTGGGAACTAGTTTCTTATACCTTAACATTGAGGCTATACCTCATTTTCAAATGGGTGGAAGTTATAAGTTTATTAAGAGTGAGCTCATGAAGTATTGCCTAGATAAAACTGGTAGAAGCTTCAAGGTTGTTAGAAGTAATAGTAAGTAGAAAAATTACATAGAGAGGAAAATGGCATGGAAGGATGGATAAGCTTATACAGAAAAGTTATGGATAATCCTATTGTATGTAAAGATGCTGAATACTTTTCGGTATGGGTATATCTACTGCTAAATGCAACACATAAGGAATATCCTGCAGTGTTTAAGGGAGAAAGAATAACTCTTAAACCAGGACAACTTATTACAGGTCGTAAGAGCATATCAGAGAAATTTAGTATTAATGAAAGTAAGGTTCAAAGAATCTTAAAATCATTCGAAAACGAACATCAAATTGAACAACAAACAGGAAATAAAAACCGACTAATATCAATAGTTAGATGGGAAGAATATCAAAAATATGAACATCAAACTGAACTTCTACTGAACAACAACTGGACAACAAGTGAACAACAACTGAACACAAACAATAATGTAATAACAAAACAACATAATAATGTAAATAAAAAAGAGAGTAGTCGTTTCACTCCACCTACACTAGATCAAGTTAGAGAATACTGTTTAGAAAGAAATAACATAGTAGATGCTGAACGATTCATAGACTTCTATTCATCAAAAGGATGGTGCATAGGTCGAAACAAGATGAAGGACTGGAAGGCAGCTATACGTACATGGGAGAGAAGCGATAATAGCAAAGGAGGAAAACAAGATGAGTCTCGTGGAAGAAACGCTGAAGAAGAAAGAGCAATGGAAGAGCACAGAAGAGAAAAAGGACAATGGCTTATTGACAACGGATATGTATAAATTTGATCCTGAAGAGTTTATACCAGTTAATTCAGAACTAGAGCAATATGTACCTGAGTCTACTCCTTTTTGCTTAATCAAGGACAAGAATGGAGTTTGTATTCAATATTCAATGATGGTTCCATCATTAAAAAATAGGAATAAGTTAAGTAGAATCGAATTTGGAGGATCTCCTAGTGATAATACTTTTATTCAAGGAGATAGGTTTACTAGATCTAATGTACCTCATGAATTTGTTAATAAGGGTATAAAGGAATTTAAAACTTCTTTATACAACAATACTAAATTCGCAGAGGAGTCACTAAAAGCAGCATGTACATACATAAGGAAATTTAAAGAACTTGATACTAATCTGTACATATACAGTAAGTCAGCAGGTTCCGGAAGAACTATGATGGGGTCATTAATACTCAATGAAATTATGAAACGGTATAACATGCCAGGTAAATACATTTTAATGCCAATGTTAATCAACGAGCTTAAGAAGCAAATTAAGCAAGATGATCCTTACAATCAAAAGAATTCTCTTAGAAGTGCTATAGATACTCCACTATTGCTTTTAGATGATTTGGGAGACGAGGTTAATTCTAAAAATGGGTGGGTTGATGAGATACTATTGAAAATACTTAACGAAAGAGAAAAGAGCAAGTCATTAACAATTTATATAAGCAGGTTTACTCCGGACCAACTTAAGTATAACAAGTCTATGATCAGCAGAATTAAAAATGCAATAACTATTGAGCTACCGGATGAAAACATTAGGGAAAACTTTGCAACAGCAAATAATATTAAATTCGAGAAGCTGATGAAAGAAATAACATAAAAAATAGCCTTAGTTAACAGCACATTAACAAAAGGCTACAGTGATTTATTAATCTCGCAAGTTAATAATATCAGGAATGTAGGATGAAATCAATAGGGGAAGATAGGGGGATAAGGGGCATGGAGACAAATGAACTAATATCAAAAACAGTTGAAGTATTAAAGGAATTGCCAGACCAAAAGATAGATTATGAGAAAGTAGAGGCTTTCTTAAATAATGAGAACGTGACAGAAGAACAGAAAGATTTATTTAGACTATTTATAAGAATAGAAAAATCACGAAGACAAGTTGCATGTTAAATTACCTTACATCGCTTTTGGGGTACAAAGGAAGAGGAGGAGTGAAGCTGATGAAGTTGTTAGATGTTAATATGTTTAATCAAATAAGGGTACCAGGTAGTAATCATATTGAAAACATAAATAGGATAGATAAGGCAAATAGAGATAGTGGACATGCTCCTATATTTGGTTTAATTGCTGCTTTTCAATATGGACTTATGATTGGCAAAAGGGAAGAAAGGGCCAAGAGAACAGAGGATAAAATTGAAAGCATATTAATAACTGATGAAGCGACTATTGATATGTATCATATTTTTCATGAAAAGATGCTTGAATTAGGGGTAGAAGATGATGAAGTTGAATCTTTTATTGAGAAATACAAAGAAAGCTTACTGGGCATATTTGATGGGAATGTTCCTGACTATGTTATAAGTTGCGTATACAGAGCTAAAGAGATTGAAATTTTAGCAAGAAAAGAAGTAGCTGCTAAATGATTAATTAGAACTTGAATAATAAATTAGGAGGGACAGACATGAGGATTAGAGCCGAACCATACTCAGTATTGATTACTACATATGGAGGGATAGAGAATGAAAGACTCTAAGTATAGTAAAGTAGAGGACTTACTTTATAGCTACCCAATGCTAAAGGTAAGTGTAGCTAATCTTAAACTTGACCTTGAAGAAGCTGTGGAAGAGCTTCAACTAGACATGCAAAGTAAAGATAAAGTAAGTTCCTCTAAATACGATAATGCCCCTAATAAAGAGGCTGCCAATATTGTAGCACAAGATAGAGTGAAGCGTATAGAAAATAGTATCAGAAATAAAGAGCGTACTATCAAGAAGATAGACAATGCTTTAACTGTTCTATCAGAAAAAGATAGGAAGGTAATAGAATTGTATTATTTTGAAAAGATGATGTTTGAAGGTGTTATGAATTACCTGGAGATTAGTACAAGCAATGTTACGTTTCATAAGAAGAATGCATTGTCTATATTGCAAGATGTTCTTTTGATAGAAGGTGAGGAGTAAAATGGACACCACAAAAGAAAAGATTAAGGCTATTGAAGGATTATTATTTAGCTATTCAGATATTGATGTTCGTGTAGAGTCTATGAGAACAGAGATAGATATAAGACAGAACGACTATGATACCTTATATGGAAACAATGATAACCAAAGAGCAAGCACACCAACAAACCAAACAATTAGTCTTGTAGAAAGTAAGGTGACAAACAAGGAAGCTAGGATTGAAAGCCTTAAGAGAAAGATTGATATAGAGTTGCTTAACAAGAGGTTAATTGATAATGCTATGAAGGTGCTAAATGAAGAGGACAGAAAGTTTATTGAGGATAGATATTTCAAGAAGATAAGTCCTAGTGCATTAGCAGACCATAAATACTACTGTAGTCATTCTTATATTTTTATTAGAAGTAAGAACATCATAAAGAATCAATTAGCGGAATACATACGTATTATTCAATAGCATGTAAGCACGTATAATCGTCATGGACAAGCCTAAAGTTTGAGTGGTAGTTAGTGAGGGTAGAGGGGTATAAACCTCTACAACACTCGTGAGAGAAGTGTAAAAGGTACTGTGGGAGGATTAAAAGGACTGCGGGTGCGCGATGCCACATATTTTTTCTAGTTGCCAAAAATTTTTTCGCCGATTTCCTTTCCGCTTTGAAGGAGGGGGAGACTATAGAGAGGGAGAAAGGATTATTTAATAATTAATAAGGTATAACATAGTTGTCAGATTAAATTATTTGAAGTAAAAGATGAAATTTTAAATATGAAAAAGGAGAAATGGAATCATGCAAAATACAGAAAAAATGATTAGTGAATTTTTGGAACAAATTGAGAGGGATAAAGTATTAGCAGCTGAGAAACTTAATGCAATGGAAGAACAAAAATGTGTTTTAGATAGGGAGCGTAGTGAGATTTCAAAAGCAGTAATCCGTTTGGAGAATGAGGGGGACCAAGAAGCAGTACAAAAACTTACTAAAGAGTTATCTAAGAGAGTTAATGATATTAGCGTATTAGCTAGCAAGATTGAAGCTTACAAAGAGATGGGAAACAACTATGAAGCCGAAGCTGAAAAGGTATTTGCTTTAGCTGCTAAGGAATTTAATGAGGAGCAAGTGCAAAGAGAAAAGAAATGTAGGGAAGGGATTAGTAAAGCTGAAGTGGAAGTGAAAGAAGCAGAAAAAGTACTTGAAGAAAAAAACAAGATATTAGAAGAACAAGAAAGAATCTTTGATTCAGTTAAATATGACAAGCGCAGATTAATTGAATTTCAATTACCTGGAATTATGAAATACATGCCCAGAAAAATTAGAGATTTTAATCCTAATGTTAAGGTTACTGTACCTACAAAAGTTCCAGGAGGGACTGTATATAGAGATAACTATGTAGAGTTCTATGGACAAGAAGGACTGGAGGCACAACTTAATTACTATTATCAAAAAGTATTAAATGGTGATGGTAAAGAGTCGGTACCAAAAAGAAAATCAGTAGTTGATAAAATTTTAGGTCGTTAGGTGATTGGCATGAAAACAATACCTATAAGAGCTAGTGATAGTACGATAGAAAAGATTAATTACATAAGAGAAGCATTACAATGCTCAAGAGCTGATGTATTAGAAGTATGTGCAACAATTGTATATTCGGCAATCGTTGCAGAGCAGAAAAAAGAAGGGAGAAAGCACAATGAATTTCATGGATAGGATGACGGAAATTTTAAATGAGGAACGAAGAAGGCACGGAAAACCTCAGTTAAACGGTGCTGAAATAGAAGGCGCAAAAGATTACTTTGCATCAAAGTTAGAAGAGATAAAGGATACAGAATGGTATAAATCAGCTTCAGCGGAGGATAAGTGCCGTCTTAATGATTTTGTCATTGGGAAAACGGAGCAAAGACAGAGCATGCCTACCTGTAGTATCAATTCAAATAATGGGGGTATTAAGGTAATGAATGAAAAAGAGCAAATTAATAGCTTTAGGGGTTTAGGGTATGACAACATTATTGAGGATGGTTTAAGTAAAGGTTTATCAGCAGGAGATATTGCAATTAAAATTCTTAATGAAATACCGGCTAATAGATACGTTGATCAGCAGAGAGCTATTAATTTATTAGTTGAAGCTAGTAAGAAGATAAGAAAAACAAATAATGACATAGGGAATATAACTAAAGCATCTAATGTTTCTGAGCAACAACAAGCAGTTAATTTATTAGTCAATGCAGCTAAATCAATTACAGGAGGTACAAAATAATGGAGTATGCATGTAAACAAGTAGGAGAATATAAGCCAGACAAGCTTATTGCAGGTAACACACATCCCATAGATACAAAAGGGATAACATTGTCTATGGGAAGTGGTACATATTTAAGAGGGACTTTGATTAATAGGCAAGGAACTATATGCAACATTCAAATAGTGGAAGAGGAAGAAGTGCTTGATCAACCCATTGGTATTTTGACTGATGATATAAATCTTTCAGAAACAGATGTAACAAAAGTAGTTATTTATATTAGTGGAGAGTTTAGAGCAAGTGAAATTATTGTAGGTGATGACGTTACCATTGATGATTTTGAAAGAGATTTAAGAATGCTAGGTATCTTCCTTAAATGATAAAGGAGAATAAACATGGAATTAGAGTTTTATGGCATGATAACGGACATCATGTACTGTAAAGAATATGAAATATGTAAATTTACTATAAGAATGCTGAGCAAGAGACAGTATAGTGTAAGATGTACAATCGTAAGAAGAAATTTAGATCTATATAAAAAGCTAGAACTAGGTAAGATGGTTAGAGTGGTGGGAGAGCTAACCGAGTATAGAAAGCCTTCTAGTGATGGAACTGAGTTAGTTGGTAATAATTTTTATGTATCTAGTATTGATTAGTAATGAAATACATAAAGGGCTTAGTGTAACAGCTAGGCCTTTATTAATAGGAGGAATTTGAAGTGAATAAACAAGAAGATGAACTATGTATAAGTATTACTTTATTTGATGAAGATGATAGCAAGAGAAAAGAATACAGGACTTCAAGTATAAGTGTTGAGAGTTATGAACAGGCTTATGAACTGAATGAGAAGATGCTTGAAGGTGTTTGTAATAAGGATGATCTATTACATGAATTGATTAATTTTATAATAGAGTTTTTTGATAACCAATTTACATATCAAGATGTGGTATTCGGTATTAAACCAGAAGATTTAAGTAAGCTAATAAGTGTTTTGTTTATGATATGTGGAAGCCAGATGGCTTTTGAAGGACAACAAGAAAAAGCAGAAAGATTATTAGGAGCAGCAACTAACTTATACAATGAGGTGGTGAAATAAGATGGCAACCCAAGATATAGAAGGCTTAGCAGTCAGAGCCACCATGGAGGATAGCGACCTCAAAAAAGGGATGAAAGACCTTGCATCACAACTAAAATCAATTAAAAGCGAGTTCACATTGGCACAAGCTGGTGTTAAAGGATTTTCTACTAGTTTAGAAGGTATGAAAGCTAAATCTGAGAATCTAGCTAAACAGATCAATGTGCAATCTCAAATGGTTGATAAGTTTAAAGAAGCACTTAGTAGATCAGAAACTGCATTAACTAATAGTAAAAATAAGCAAGAAGAATTAAGGGTAGCAATGGAAGCTACGAAAAGGCAGTATGACGAAGAAGTAGCTGCTAATGGTAAAAGAAGTGACAAGGCTAAAGAATTAAACGAAGCCTATAAGAAACTAGAACAACAGTATGCTAAGAACACATCTAAGATGCAAAACAATAATAAGTCTGTAGCAGATGCTAATACCAGGTACAATCAAGCACAAGCAACCCTTAGAACCATGACAGCAGAATTAGGTGAAACCAATCAAGCAATAGTTAAACAATCTAGTGCATGGTATGCGTTAGCAAAAGCTTGTGAAGCATCATCGAAAAAACTTAGAGCAGTAGGCAATACAATGAATAGCGTAGGTAATTCACTTTCTATGTACGCAACAATGCCTATATTAGCAGTTGGAACAGCTACCGTTAAAGCTGCATCAAGTTTTGAAGCTGCAATGAGCGAAGTAAAGGCTATAAGTGGAGCCACAGGAGAGGAATTTGACGCGCTAGTTGAAAAAGCTAGACATATGGGAGAGACAACAAAATATTCAGCTACACAGTCAGCAGAAGCCTTAAAATATATGGCTATGGCTGGATGGAGAACCCAACAAATGCTAGATGGACTTGAAGGTATTATGTACTTAGCAGCCAGTTCAGGAGAAGAACTCGGCTCGGTATCAGATATTGTTACGGATTCTATGACAGCTTTTGGAATGAGTGCCGAAGAAGCTTCACACTTTGCAGACGTATTAGCGGCAGCATCGGCAGCAAGTAACTCTAGTGTTGCAACCATGGGAGAATCTTTTACATATGCAGCACCTTTAGCTGGAACATTTGGCTACTCTATCGAAGATGTTGCACTAGCATTAGGATTAATGGCCAACAATGGTATTAAAGCTTCACAAGGTGGTACAGCACTAAGAAAAATATTTGCTCAAATGTCAGATGATATTGAAGTACTTCAAGCAAATGGAGAGAAGCTAATTGTTAAAACAACCAATGCTGATGGAAGTATGAGAAGCTTGGATAGTGTATTAAGAGACTTAAGAGCAGCATTTAACGGTATGAGTGATGCATCTAAAACGGCTATTAATGATGATCTAGTACAATCTGCCAAAGACTTAGGTGTTGAGCTTACAGATGAAAAAGGAACATTAAAAGATACAGCTACGTTATATGGAGAAGTTCAAGAAGCAGTAGAAGCATTAACTAAAAGCACAGATGGTTTAACGGATGCTCAAAAAGTGCAAGAAGCCGAAGCTATTGGTGGTAAAACTGCTATGGCTGGGTTACTAACTCTCATAAATAGTAGTGAAGAAGATTACAATAAGCTATCTGATGCAATATATAATTGCGAAGGTGCTGCCGAAGAAATGGCCGAAATAATGAACGATAACCTACAAGGTCAGTTTGTTCTTCTAAAATCACAATTAGAGGGTGTTGCCATTCAATTAGGAGAAACATTTATCCCTATGTTTAGGGATGCACTTACAACGGTATCCGGATGGATTACTAAGTTTAGTGAGTTAGATCAAGAGACTCAAAAAAATATTATCAAGTGGACTATGTTAGCCGCAGCTATAGGACCTGTACTTAAAGTAGGTGGTACCTTCTTAAAATTATCAAGTAGTATTATTTCAGGAATAGGCAAGATAAGTGGGAAGATGGATGGTTTAATCAGTGTTGTTAAAGCTTCTCCTAAGGCATTCACCGCAGCTGGTCTTGCTATTACAGCATTAGTTACAGTTCTGGCACTTTGGAAGAAGTCAGCAGATGAAGCTAGGGAAGCACAAGAAAAAGCCTTAGAGTCTGCTAGAAACTATAGTAAAACAGCTAAGTCACTTGAAGATTTAAAGAAACAGTACAAGGAAGTTAACGAACTTCAAGAAGATGATAAGGATAAAAAAGAACAACTTAAGGCTATACAGGAAGAACTTATTGACTCATATGGACTAGAAGCAAGTGGCATTGATATTGTAAATGGTAAGTATAGTGAACAAATAGAGCTACTCAACAAGTTAAAAGAAAAGAAAAAAGTTGATGCTGGAATAGCATTAGGTCAAGAATTAATAGACTCTAAAGATGAATTAGACAAATTAGCAAAAAGTAGTTGGTTTTCTGCTGGCTCAAGTAATTTGGGTGGGAACAAAAACATGGAGGCATGGGGTAAAGCTCTATCTGAGATAAGCAAAGAGTACAAGGACTTAATAGAAATATCCTCATACAATGGTAGTGGTATTCAGATGAAATTTGACTCTGAAGATGCAGAAAAATACAAAGATTTGTTAGGAGAAATCGTTCAGAATGCTAGAAAATATGGAATAGATGACACAGGGTTGTATGACAAATTATATACTGAGTGGTCTAATCTAAGTGAAGCACTTGAAAGGTATTCACAAGCGCAATATGAAGCTTTTAACTTTGATTATTCTAATCAACTTAAAGAAGTCAAGAAACAGTTAGGGCTACAAGAAGTGGTAGAATATACAGAAGAACAATCCAAAGCTATTAAAATGATGTTTGGACAGTCTATATTAAACATGGATACTGAATATCAAGAATTTGTAGCAGATATGCTTAAGTCTTTGCCTGTTGTAGGAAAAGCTATGAATGATAATTTAGATCCTAAAGGTGTTGCTGACGGACTGGAAGATCTCGGAGAAGAGGCAGATGAATTAGCTAAACGACTAGAAGAAATCTCAGGAAAGACTGAAACCTATTCTGGTAAACTGGATGAACTCGAAAAGGTAATACAAAAGGTTAAAGAAGGCAATGAATTAAGTGCAGATGAAATCATCAATCTTACCAGGCAATATCCAGAATTAGAGGCATGTATTGATAGCACAACAGGTAAATACACTTTAGAAGCTTCTGCATTAGAAAAGGTTAAAAATGGACTTACAACCTCTACTAAGCAGCAACTAGAGAATGAAGCGTCAAAGACAAAGCAGGTAATGACTCAAACGCAAGCTAGAATTAAGTTGTACTTGCAAGAAATCAAAGCACAGCAAGCATTAAGTGGACTGAAATTTAATGATGATGGTTCTATTCAAGATTCGGGTGCATTTACATATAAAATGTCTCAAAGTAAAGAACTTCAAGATATGTATAACG
Coding sequences:
- the gpG gene encoding phage tail assembly chaperone G codes for the protein MNKQEDELCISITLFDEDDSKRKEYRTSSISVESYEQAYELNEKMLEGVCNKDDLLHELINFIIEFFDNQFTYQDVVFGIKPEDLSKLISVLFMICGSQMAFEGQQEKAERLLGAATNLYNEVVK
- a CDS encoding P-loop NTPase family protein, producing MSLVEETLKKKEQWKSTEEKKDNGLLTTDMYKFDPEEFIPVNSELEQYVPESTPFCLIKDKNGVCIQYSMMVPSLKNRNKLSRIEFGGSPSDNTFIQGDRFTRSNVPHEFVNKGIKEFKTSLYNNTKFAEESLKAACTYIRKFKELDTNLYIYSKSAGSGRTMMGSLILNEIMKRYNMPGKYILMPMLINELKKQIKQDDPYNQKNSLRSAIDTPLLLLDDLGDEVNSKNGWVDEILLKILNEREKSKSLTIYISRFTPDQLKYNKSMISRIKNAITIELPDENIRENFATANNIKFEKLMKEIT
- a CDS encoding sigma-70 RNA polymerase sigma factor region 4 domain-containing protein — protein: MKDSKYSKVEDLLYSYPMLKVSVANLKLDLEEAVEELQLDMQSKDKVSSSKYDNAPNKEAANIVAQDRVKRIENSIRNKERTIKKIDNALTVLSEKDRKVIELYYFEKMMFEGVMNYLEISTSNVTFHKKNALSILQDVLLIEGEE
- a CDS encoding phage tail tape measure protein: MATQDIEGLAVRATMEDSDLKKGMKDLASQLKSIKSEFTLAQAGVKGFSTSLEGMKAKSENLAKQINVQSQMVDKFKEALSRSETALTNSKNKQEELRVAMEATKRQYDEEVAANGKRSDKAKELNEAYKKLEQQYAKNTSKMQNNNKSVADANTRYNQAQATLRTMTAELGETNQAIVKQSSAWYALAKACEASSKKLRAVGNTMNSVGNSLSMYATMPILAVGTATVKAASSFEAAMSEVKAISGATGEEFDALVEKARHMGETTKYSATQSAEALKYMAMAGWRTQQMLDGLEGIMYLAASSGEELGSVSDIVTDSMTAFGMSAEEASHFADVLAAASAASNSSVATMGESFTYAAPLAGTFGYSIEDVALALGLMANNGIKASQGGTALRKIFAQMSDDIEVLQANGEKLIVKTTNADGSMRSLDSVLRDLRAAFNGMSDASKTAINDDLVQSAKDLGVELTDEKGTLKDTATLYGEVQEAVEALTKSTDGLTDAQKVQEAEAIGGKTAMAGLLTLINSSEEDYNKLSDAIYNCEGAAEEMAEIMNDNLQGQFVLLKSQLEGVAIQLGETFIPMFRDALTTVSGWITKFSELDQETQKNIIKWTMLAAAIGPVLKVGGTFLKLSSSIISGIGKISGKMDGLISVVKASPKAFTAAGLAITALVTVLALWKKSADEAREAQEKALESARNYSKTAKSLEDLKKQYKEVNELQEDDKDKKEQLKAIQEELIDSYGLEASGIDIVNGKYSEQIELLNKLKEKKKVDAGIALGQELIDSKDELDKLAKSSWFSAGSSNLGGNKNMEAWGKALSEISKEYKDLIEISSYNGSGIQMKFDSEDAEKYKDLLGEIVQNARKYGIDDTGLYDKLYTEWSNLSEALERYSQAQYEAFNFDYSNQLKEVKKQLGLQEVVEYTEEQSKAIKMMFGQSILNMDTEYQEFVADMLKSLPVVGKAMNDNLDPKGVADGLEDLGEEADELAKRLEEISGKTETYSGKLDELEKVIQKVKEGNELSADEIINLTRQYPELEACIDSTTGKYTLEASALEKVKNGLTTSTKQQLENEASKTKQVMTQTQARIKLYLQEIKAQQALSGLKFNDDGSIQDSGAFTYKMSQSKELQDMYNEYNNKLIEFKKIQEEIKNIDIVTANVGAGGSSSGKDKDSPLNKALEAFEKSRKIGEVGLNEEMTQLEKIKAAYASTAEEKVDIEEYMYNNYLDIMERKRSLGQLSYDNEIKMYEEALNKYSFTEYQKAEISSKLLDTKIEKSKEWVEQEKYYNRLSLEEERKAYERIAEYSKQSAEYKKEMAKEIYRVEKELAEQQEELEKKKQEAVKKTVEANIKAKEEEYNKTIAMIDDECNRKVEAYQAQIDALQEQYDKEEELQKQKEYDEKIADLEARMKNARTQEEFEKLAEELNDTQQAKRDYTRQQQLKSDKELLQDKIDQTKNEATIAKNVEKEKLDAYKETQNKMLEESTRIETSITEILKQQLTERENAFINSIKVQLAAANTLKSAFSSLGLGGAGGIAGGISGMTLAAASNKLQSASSNNYNTSSYSTNNNTNANMTVTNVVKNSSDISKIMNQLTAFMQQLNRAKGIK
- a CDS encoding MerR family transcriptional regulator; this translates as MSIEETIKESVKVAIAEALKEFQVKAGYDELPEIMNVKQAAKFLNVGTSFLYLNIEAIPHFQMGGSYKFIKSELMKYCLDKTGRSFKVVRSNSK